A stretch of Labrus mixtus chromosome 7, fLabMix1.1, whole genome shotgun sequence DNA encodes these proteins:
- the b9d2 gene encoding B9 domain-containing protein 2: MAELHIIGQIVGATGFPQNSLFCKWGVHTGGAWRLLSGLKEGQTQVDIPQTGDMAYWSHPIDLHFATKGLQGWPKLHLQVWHQDSFGRCQMYGYGYCHVPSSPGHHRMNCVTWRPLGSWQEQLSQMFVGGGPQLRSPDLVYSGADRYRLHTEAMGTVELELGIIMRHFDKYGVES, encoded by the coding sequence ATGGCCGAGCTGCACATTATTGGCCAGATCGTAGGGGCAACTGGTTTCCCACAGAACAGCCTTTTCTGCAAATGGGGAGTTCACACAGGAGGAGCATGGCGTCTCCTCTCTGGGCTTAAGGAGGGTCAGACCCAAGTGGATATTCCCCAAACAGGAGACATGGCGTACTGGAGTCACCCCATTGATCTGCACTTCGCGACCAAAGGACTCCAGGGCTGGCCAAAGCTTCACCTACAAGTGTGGCACCAGGACTCTTTCGGTCGCTGCCAAATGTACGGTTACGGCTACTGCCATGTCCCGTCTAGCCCCGGACATCACCGGATGAACTGTGTGACCTGGAGGCCGCTCGGTTCTTGGCAAGAGCAGTTGTCGCAAATGTTTGTCGGCGGAGGTCCCCAGTTACGGAGCCCGGATCTGGTGTACAGCGGGGCGGACAGATACAGACTGCACACCGAAGCCATGGGAACAGTGGAGCTGGAGCTGGGCATTATAATGAGACACTTTGACAAATATGGCGTCGAGAGTTAA
- the alas1 gene encoding 5-aminolevulinate synthase, nonspecific, mitochondrial codes for MDVIVRRCPFLARVPQAFLQQTRKTLSVYAQRCPIMMELASKPMAPSMARALCSSTSSHQRTEDTTAASEVSKHEGESNLPAGHPMPPSGQVAASKCPFLAAEMGQKNSSVVRQVGMEFQEDVQEIRTVKKEVSSAQLKKSSFASTIMGIEGEQTNLMKTLLKQQPKRVSHLLQDNLPGSMSRFQYDAFFDKKIVEKKSDHTYRVFKTVNRLASEFPMADNFTGSLEDKREVSVWCSNDYLGMSRHPRVVQSIMDTLRKHGSGAGGTRNISGTSKFHVELEHELADLHKKDAALLFTSCFVANDSTLFTLAKMLPGCEIYSDAGNHASMIMGIKNSGAKKFIFRHNDVAHLRELLQKGDPTKPKIVAFETVHSMDGAVCPLEEMCDVSHEFGAITFVDEVHAVGLYGARGGGIGDRDGVMDKMDIISGTLGKAFGCVGGYIASTSALVDTVRSYAAGFIFTTSLPPMLLAGARQSIQVLKEEEGRVLRRKHQRNVKLLRQMLMDSGLPVVHCPSHIIPIRVSDAEKNTEVCDLMMSRHNIYVQAINYPTVARGDELLRIAPTPHHTPEMMKYFVERLVHTWKEAGLTLKPHSSAECTFCQQPLHFDVMSEREKSYFSGLSHPISACA; via the exons ATGGATGTGATCGTGCGCCGCTGTCCGTTCCTGGCTCGTGTGCCACAGGCGTTCTTACAGCAGACAAGAAAGACACTGTCGGTGTACGCGCAGAGATGCCCCATCATGATGGAACTGGCCTCTAAACCTATGGCTCCATCGATGGCACGGGCCCTgtgctcctccacctcctcccaccAGAGGACTGAGGACACCACCGCTGCCAGTGAAG TTTCCAAACACGAAGGAGAGTCTAATCTGCCTGCTGGCCACCCCATGCCACCTTCAGGCCAGGTTGCGGCCTCTAAATGCCCTTTTCTGGCTGCTGAGATGGGCCAGAAGAACAGCAGTGTGGTCCGCCAGGTGGGCATGGAGTTCCAAGAGGATGTTCAGGAAATCCGCACTGTCAAGAAAG aGGTGTCCTCTGCCCAGCTGAAGAAATCATCTTTCGCCAGCACCATTATGGGAATAGAAGGAGAGCAGACTAATCTAATGAAGACCCTCCTGAAACAGCAGCCTAAAAGGGTCTCTCACCTGCTGCAGGACAATTTGCCGGGAAGCA TGTCCCGCTTCCAATATGATGCCTTTTTTGACAAGAAGATCGTGGAAAAGAAGAGTGACCACACCTACCGTGTGTTTAAGACGGTGAATCGTCTGGCCAGCGAGTTCCCCATGGCCGACAACTTCACTGGCTCTTTGGAGGACAAGAGGGAGGTGTCTGTTTGGTGCAGCAACGACTACCTGGGCATGAGTCGACACCCACGGGTCGTGCAGTCTATAAT GGATACTTTACGAAAGCACGGTTCAGGGGCAGGAGGAACCAGGAACATTTCTGGGACCAGTAAGTTCCACGTTGAACTGGAACACGAGCTGGCTGACCTTCATAAGAAAGACGCTGCGCTGCTCTTCACTTCCTGCTTTGTGGCTAACGACTCCACCCTCTTCACTCTTGCCAAGATGCTACCCG GTTGTGAGATTTACTCTGATGCGGGCAACCACGCCTCAATGATTATGGGTATCAAGAACAGTGGTGCTAAGAAATTCATCTTCCGTCATAATGACGTGGCCCATCTCCGAGAGCTCTTGCAAAAGGGAGACCCAACGAAACCGAAGATTGTGGCCTTTGAGACTGTCCATTCCATGGATG GTGCGGTGTGCCCGCTGGAGGAGATGTGTGACGTTTCTCATGAGTTTGGTGCCATCACCTTTGTAGACGAGGTCCATGCTGTGGGTCTGTACGGCGCCAGAGGAGGGGGCATCGGGGACAGAGATGGCGTCATGGACAAGATGGATATCATCTCAGGGACTTTAG GCAAGGCGTTCGGCTGTGTGGGCGGCTACATTGCCAGTACCAGTGCACTGGTGGACACGGTGCGTTCCTACGCTGCCGGTTTCATCTTCACCACCTCTCTGCCGCCGATGCTGTTAGCTGGAGCCAGGCAGTCCATCCAGGTTCttaaagaggaagagggacGCGTATTGAGACGTAAACACCAGCGCAACGTCAAGCTGCTCAGACAAATGCTGATGGACTCTGGGCTGCCTGTGGTGCACTGCCCCAGCCACATCATCCCAATCCGG GTATCAGATgctgagaaaaacacagaggtgTGTGACCTCATGATGAGTCGTCACAACATCTACGTGCAGGCCATCAACTATCCCACTGTAGCAAGGGGGGATGAGCTTCTGCGTATCGCCCCGACACCTCACCACACTCCTGAGATGATGAAATACTTTGTTG AGAGGCTGGTGCACACATGGAAGGAGGCGGGTCTGACGCTGAAGCCCCACTCTTCAGCAGAGTGCACCTTCTGCCAGCAGCCGCTGCACTTTGATGTGATGAGTGAGCGAGAAAAGTCTTACTTCAGTGGCCTCAGCCACCCGATCTCAGCCTGCGCATAA